One window of Flavobacterium ammonificans genomic DNA carries:
- a CDS encoding asparagine synthetase B produces the protein MCFKKIILVLLFLISFSGKASYILLPMDETTQQNHLKAYGITYWCLDKSYKVNWLLNYRGGSFLLPDADEIRKECQIRGVSFEILSDGEQEAILNEISSPSQNMESVLLEKAPKIAVYTPKGKQPWDDAVTLVLTYAEIPFTPIYDQEVLSDQLLLYDWLHLHHEDFTGQYGKFYAAYRNVPWYIEQKVAAEKLAEQLGFSKVSQEKGAVAKKIRDFVIGGGFMFAMCSATDSFDIALAADGIDICEAMFDGDPSEPSYQSKLNYDNAFAFKNFTLERKPEQYEFSDIDMTSKRQIPPDKDYFTLMEFSAKWDPIPSMLCQNHTQLIKGFMGQTTAFDTNFVKSNVLVLGSCELNSEVRYLHGQKGKGMFSFYSGHDPEDFQHQVGDPPTVLDLHPNSPGYRLILNNVLFPAAKKKKQKT, from the coding sequence ATGTGCTTCAAAAAAATAATTTTGGTATTGCTGTTCCTGATTTCTTTTTCAGGAAAGGCCTCTTATATTTTGTTGCCTATGGATGAAACGACTCAACAAAATCATTTAAAGGCCTACGGAATTACCTATTGGTGTTTGGATAAAAGTTATAAGGTTAATTGGTTACTAAACTATAGAGGTGGTTCCTTTTTATTACCTGATGCTGACGAAATCCGAAAAGAATGCCAGATTCGTGGAGTAAGTTTTGAAATCCTTTCGGATGGAGAACAAGAAGCTATTTTGAATGAAATTTCGAGTCCCTCACAAAATATGGAGTCGGTTTTATTAGAAAAAGCCCCCAAAATTGCGGTTTATACTCCCAAAGGTAAACAACCTTGGGACGATGCAGTAACTTTAGTGCTGACCTATGCTGAGATTCCATTTACTCCCATTTATGATCAAGAAGTATTATCTGACCAACTGCTATTATACGATTGGTTGCACTTGCATCATGAAGATTTTACAGGACAATACGGAAAATTTTATGCAGCCTATCGGAACGTTCCTTGGTATATAGAGCAAAAGGTAGCAGCAGAAAAGTTGGCAGAGCAATTAGGGTTTTCTAAGGTTTCGCAAGAAAAAGGTGCGGTGGCCAAAAAAATTCGCGATTTTGTCATTGGTGGGGGCTTTATGTTTGCGATGTGTTCTGCTACAGATAGTTTTGATATTGCTTTGGCTGCTGACGGAATTGATATATGTGAAGCTATGTTTGATGGAGATCCAAGTGAACCTAGTTATCAGTCCAAATTGAATTACGACAATGCGTTTGCGTTTAAAAATTTTACTTTGGAACGAAAACCTGAGCAATATGAGTTTTCCGATATTGACATGACTTCTAAAAGACAAATTCCACCAGACAAGGATTACTTTACTTTAATGGAATTTTCAGCTAAATGGGATCCCATTCCGAGTATGTTATGTCAAAATCATACGCAATTAATTAAAGGATTTATGGGACAAACTACCGCTTTTGATACAAATTTTGTCAAGTCTAATGTCTTGGTTTTAGGAAGTTGTGAATTGAATAGTGAAGTGCGTTATTTGCATGGGCAAAAAGGTAAAGGAATGTTCAGTTTTTACTCGGGACATGATCCAGAAGATTTTCAACATCAAGTAGGTGATCCTCCAACGGTTTTAGATTTACATCCGAATTCACCTGGCTATCGATTGATTTTAAACAATGTTTTATTTCCTGCTGCTAAGAAGAAAAAACAAAAGACCTAA
- a CDS encoding type II toxin-antitoxin system HigB family toxin, giving the protein MKILVKKTILFYINKYPIAKTQLLIWYNEFSKLEFHNFNELKQVYGNASIVNNERVVFNIKGNDFRLVVSINFSQTACYVIWFGTHSEYDKIKVETVAFDTAILAYKK; this is encoded by the coding sequence ATGAAAATTCTTGTAAAGAAAACCATTTTGTTTTACATTAATAAATACCCTATTGCCAAAACACAGCTTTTAATTTGGTACAATGAGTTTTCAAAATTAGAGTTTCATAATTTTAATGAATTAAAACAAGTATACGGAAACGCAAGTATAGTAAATAATGAAAGAGTCGTTTTTAATATTAAAGGGAATGATTTTAGATTGGTTGTCTCAATTAATTTTTCACAAACAGCCTGTTATGTGATTTGGTTTGGGACACATTCTGAATATGACAAAATTAAGGTAGAAACTGTTGCTTTTGATACAGCAATTTTAGCATATAAAAAATAA
- a CDS encoding helix-turn-helix domain-containing protein — MNWKVLKTEEDYNTASLRLMELFHAAPNTLEGDELELLLVLVKDYDDKHYELPELDALEVIKYKMEEMGLKAKDLEPIIGSKGHVSAILSGKREITLKMAQKLKNYFSIPAEVFLHSA; from the coding sequence ATGAATTGGAAAGTTTTAAAAACGGAAGAAGATTATAATACCGCGTCTTTGCGATTGATGGAATTATTCCATGCAGCTCCTAATACTCTAGAAGGAGATGAATTAGAATTATTATTAGTTTTAGTTAAAGATTATGATGATAAACATTATGAGTTACCAGAATTAGATGCCTTAGAAGTAATAAAGTATAAAATGGAAGAAATGGGGTTGAAAGCAAAAGATTTGGAACCTATTATAGGTAGCAAAGGACATGTATCAGCTATTCTTTCAGGTAAACGCGAAATTACTTTGAAAATGGCTCAAAAACTGAAGAATTATTTTAGCATTCCTGCCGAGGTGTTTTTGCATAGTGCATAG
- a CDS encoding endonuclease/exonuclease/phosphatase family protein, translating into MKKLIILLFLFLYSSGFSQVKMISWNIENFGKSKSNDEIAYIATQLNKYDVVAVQEVVAGYGGAQAVAWLADELNRKGNKWEYTISDPTTSTPSKTERYAFLWKSAIIKKIGKAWLEKKYALVMEREPYLCTFEYNKKQFTVVSFHAITKSQQPEREIKYFKYFPSAYPKLNLIFAGDFNCPQSHSVFDPLRKMGYASALVNQKTSLKRSCKNGVCLASEYDNLFFSKSKIRKLNSGVIPFYQNFQSLKEARTISDHCPIWIEFSLN; encoded by the coding sequence ATGAAAAAACTAATTATTCTATTATTCCTTTTCCTATATTCTTCTGGCTTTAGTCAAGTTAAAATGATCTCTTGGAATATTGAAAACTTTGGCAAATCAAAATCTAATGACGAAATAGCCTATATTGCCACTCAATTAAATAAATACGATGTAGTTGCAGTACAAGAAGTCGTAGCGGGTTACGGAGGCGCACAAGCTGTTGCATGGCTCGCTGACGAACTTAATAGAAAAGGAAACAAATGGGAGTATACCATCAGTGATCCAACTACAAGTACGCCTAGCAAAACCGAACGCTATGCTTTTCTTTGGAAATCAGCAATAATTAAGAAAATAGGAAAAGCTTGGCTCGAAAAAAAATACGCGTTAGTTATGGAACGCGAACCCTATTTATGCACTTTTGAATACAACAAAAAGCAATTTACAGTTGTATCCTTTCACGCCATTACTAAAAGTCAGCAACCTGAAAGAGAAATTAAATATTTCAAATATTTTCCATCAGCATATCCTAAACTTAATCTAATTTTTGCGGGAGATTTCAATTGTCCACAATCACATTCTGTATTTGATCCTTTACGAAAAATGGGATATGCTTCGGCTTTAGTGAACCAAAAAACTTCGTTAAAACGCAGTTGTAAAAATGGAGTATGCCTCGCCTCTGAATATGACAATCTATTTTTTTCAAAATCAAAAATCAGAAAGTTAAATTCAGGTGTAATTCCTTTTTACCAAAACTTTCAATCATTAAAAGAGGCTAGAACTATATCTGACCACTGCCCTATTTGGATAGAGTTTAGTTTGAATTGA
- the rplT gene encoding 50S ribosomal protein L20, whose amino-acid sequence MPRSVNSVAKRARRKKIMKQAKGFFGRRKNVWTVAKNAVEKAMCYAYRDRKVNKRNFRALWIQRINAGARLEGMSYSQFMGKVKANNIELNRKVLADLAMNHPEAFKAILNKVK is encoded by the coding sequence ATGCCAAGATCGGTAAATTCAGTTGCTAAAAGAGCAAGAAGAAAAAAAATAATGAAGCAAGCCAAAGGTTTCTTTGGTAGACGTAAAAACGTTTGGACAGTTGCTAAGAACGCGGTAGAGAAAGCAATGTGCTACGCTTACCGTGACAGAAAAGTGAATAAAAGAAATTTCCGTGCTTTATGGATTCAACGTATCAACGCTGGAGCTCGTTTGGAAGGAATGTCTTATTCTCAATTCATGGGAAAAGTTAAAGCTAACAATATCGAATTGAACCGTAAAGTTCTTGCAGATTTAGCTATGAACCACCCAGAAGCTTTCAAAGCAATACTTAATAAAGTAAAATAA
- the rpmI gene encoding 50S ribosomal protein L35, translated as MPKMKTKSSAKKRFKVTGSGKIKRKHAFKSHILTKKSKKRKLALTHSALVHQSDEKSIKQQLRII; from the coding sequence ATGCCTAAAATGAAAACCAAATCTAGCGCCAAGAAACGTTTTAAAGTTACTGGTTCTGGAAAGATTAAAAGAAAGCATGCTTTTAAAAGTCATATCTTGACTAAAAAATCTAAAAAACGTAAATTAGCTTTGACTCACTCAGCGTTAGTTCACCAATCAGATGAAAAAAGCATCAAACAACAATTAAGAATTATCTAA